Genomic window (Arcobacter aquimarinus):
AGTGGGCATTGAATCTTTGGGATACAATGGAAGCAAATACTTGGTTTCCAAAAGAAGTTCAAATGACAGGTGATGCAAAAGATTATAAGTTTTTAACACCGGCTGAAAAAAGAATGTATGATTTAGTTTTATCTCAACTTATTTTTATGGATTCATTACAAACAAATAATCTAATGGACAATATAAATCCATACATCACAGCTCCTGAAATAAACGCTTGTTTAAGTAGACAATCTTATGAAGAAGCAAATCATAGTAAATCTTATGCAGTGATGGTTGAGTCTATTTCTGATAACACAGATTTGATTTATGATATGTGGAAAAATGATGTAAAATTAAGAGAAAAAAATACATATATAGCAAAAGTTTATAAAAATCTTTCAGGTGAAATCACAGATGAAAAAATCGTTTTAGCACTTTTTGCAAACCAGATTTTAGAAGGTTTATATTTTTATGCAGGTTTTGCAGCTATTTATGCTCTTGGAAAATCAGGAAAAATGCTTGGAAGTTCACAAATGATTAGATTTATTCAAAGAGATGAAGTTACTCACCTTTTACTATTCCAAAATATGATAAATTCAGTTAGAAAAGAAAGACCTGAACTTTTTACAACAGAACTTGAAGAGACTGTAAGAGCTATGTTTAGAAAAGCTGTAGAACTTGAATCTGCTTGGGGAGCATATATTACTCAAGGACAAATATTAGGTTTTACAGATGCAATTATTAAACAATATATTCAATACTTAGCTGATAGAAGACTTGAAGCAGTTGGATATAAACCAGAATACAATGTAAAACATCCAATTCCATGGGTAGATGGTTATGCATCTTTCAATGACCAAAGAACGAATTTCTTTGAAGGGAATGTTGTAAATTATTCTAAAGGTTCTATCGACTTCGACGATTTTTAATAGTTCTTTTACCCAATCTCAGCGTTGGAGCAATTCTTTTACTCAGTCACATACTGACTGTATGCTCCTTCCTAAAAAAATCACTCCGCCTTGACCTTGAATAAAATAACTATTAAAAAGGATTTTAATGGAGAAATTTGACAAAATACTTTTTTTTGAAAAAGAATATGAAAAAGAACTTCAAGTTAAAGATAATATAAATAATAATATAACTAGTATATTAACTTTATTGACAATTAATATAACAATTTTTTCATACTTTATTATAAATGCTCCACTTATGACTTTTATTGAGTCAACACATAAATTAGCATTTGTGATTTTTTTCATTTTCATTTTTTGTTATATAGTATATTTCATTTACACATTAATGAATCTAAATCAATTTTATTTCACAAATAAACAGTATATGAAAATTCCTTATGCAGATAAATTAGATGAATATTTTGAAAGTTTAAAAGAATATGATAAAGATAATTTTAATTACAATGTAAATAACTATTTATTAAGTTTTTATATTGAAGCTACTTCAAACAATTCAAAAGTAAATGAATATAAGAATGCATTACAATTTGAAATAAGACGTTTTCTATTTATTAAATTTTTTATTTTATTTTTGACATTTATTCCTTATTATATTATTATGGAAGGTAATTTAAATACATATAATATAGCAATTAATAATAAGGAATTTACAAATGTCAAGTGATAAGAAACCACAAATGCCACCACCACCTAAACCTAGAATGATTAGAGAAGATACAAAAAAATAAAGGAGAATTTACAAATGTCAAGTGATAAGAAACCACAAATACCATCGCCACCACCACCAAGGTTTATTAGGGATGGTGCAATTAAAAAATAAAAGCTAAAAATGAAGAAATCCCAGCCTTTGTCAATTTGGCTGGTGGCTTTTTGTTTTACTTTTTACCATTAAAAAGTAAAGAAAATATTACAACTTCCAAATATCTTTAAACAAAACCTAAACCCTTTTCGTTAAACTATCTAATTAAAATTTACTAATTATTAAAAGGTAATAAATGTTCACAGAAATAATAAAACCAAGATTTTTAGAAACAGATGCTTTAGGACATATAAATAATAATACTTATGGTGTGTGGTTTGAAGCTGCTCGTGATGATATATTTCATATATTTATGCCAAAAGCAAATATTAAAGAGTGGAATCTAATCATGGCTCATAGCTCTTTTGATTTTCTAAAAGAGGTATTTTGGGGTAAAGAAGTTATTATAAAAACTGGTATTAGTAAGCTTGGAAACTCTTCTATAGAATTATGCCATGCAGTTTATCAAGACGGGAAACTATGTACTACTGGAAAATGTGTTTTAATTCATTATGATTTTACTACAAAAGTAGCTGTAAGAATTCCTGATAATATAAGAATAGAGTTAGAAAAGCATCTTTTTATGAAGCCTTGGTCAGCAACTTTAGAAGAATTAGAAGATTAAAATGATAAAAGTAAATAGATTAGATCATTTAGTTTTGACTGTAAAGGATATAGATAAAACTGTAGATTTTTACACAAAAGTTTTAGGTATGGAAAAAGAGATATTTAAAGAAAATAGAGTAGCTTTAAAATTTGCTAATCAAAAGATAAATCTTCATAAATTAGGAAATGAATTTGATCCAAAAGCTTTTAATGTGAAAAGTGGCAGTGCAGATTTATGTTTTATTATTGATATTCCTTTAATTGAAGCAAAAAATTATATAGAATTACTAGGAATAAAAATTGAAGAGGGAATAGTAAATAGAACAGGTGCTATGGGAGAGATAGAATCTATTTATTTACGTGATCCTGATAAAAACTTGATAGAATTATCAAATTATAAAAACTAAAATTAGGAAAAAAGATGCGAAATATATTTATTATTGGATTAATTATTGTGGCTATGGTTTATATGTTTTCTATTTTATATGGAAAATATGAAAATATTATAAATGAAGAAAATAATAAAAAAACACTAGAACAAAAGTGATAAAAGAGGTGAAATACCCCTTTTATATGTATAAAACTTATTTTAAAGTCTCTTCTAAAACTTCAGTAAATCTTTTCCAAGATTTTTTATCTGCATCTTCCCTATAACTTTTTGAACCAAATACAGAAAAGGCATGAGGAGCCTTGCTATAAGTTATCATTTCATGTTCAATTTCTGTTTTTTCTAACTCAACTGCTAAATCAGAAAATTCACTCATAGGAACAACCACATCAGCAGTTCCATGAAAAACTACAACTTTTCCTTTTGTATTTTTATAATCTTGTCCAGTAGGTGTTGCTAAATTTCCATGAAATGGTATGAATGCTTTTAAATCTTTTCCACTTCTTGCAAATTCTAAAATAGAACTTCCACCAAAACAGTATCCCATTCCTACTGCATTTTGAGTGTTAGCACCTAGTTTTTTTGCTTCTTCTAGTCCAACATCTAATCTTTTTCTCATTTCAGTTCTATTTTCATAAAGAGATTTTGTCATAGCTTTTTTATCTTCAAGAGCTGTTGGTCTTATCCCTTTTCCATATAAATCTACAGCAAAAACTGCATATCCTAACTCATTTAGCATATCTGCTCTTTTAATCTCATAATCAGTTATTCCATCCCAATCATGAACCATATAAACTAAAGGTGCATCTTTTGATGGTGACTTATAATATCCTTCATACTCTTTTCCATCAATTTTATATGTAATATTTTGTGCAAATACAAATGAGCTTAAACTCAAAGCTGTAAAAATTAATTTTTTCATTTTAAATCTCCTTTTTTAAAATTTAGTTTCATCGTGATAAAACTTATTAACTCCATTGAATCCTTCTAAAAAGTATAAGAAGTGATTAACTTTACTTATTTCTTCTTCAGATATTTTACCCTTCATTGAAGGCATTACTTCAAAATGACGAATAACTCCCTCTAAACAAATAGTTTTTGATAAATCAGGATTGTATAAATAATCCTTTAAAAAGTCTTCAGTTTGATGAAGATGAAATTCCATATCATCCCTACTTCCAATTTGCTGTTTTAATCTAAAAGAGATTTCATTTCCAGTTGGAGCTTTTAGATTTAGAAGTTTGTTGTTTTCTTCTATGAAGTTTTTCATCAAAAGTGGAATAGGCATTGATTTTTGGTGACATTCCATACACTTATTTTCAAAAACTTTTTCACCTTTGTCATAAAGAAGTCTGTCAAATTCTTCAGGAAGTTCTGAAGCAAAAACACTACCTAAAAATACGAACATTGCTATAATAGTTTTCATAGTAACTCCTTTTTTTTATTCTAGCACAAAAAAATAGTTTCAAATAAAATTTTTCGATAAAATTATAAAAACAAAAAAGAGGATATATGCCCTTAGAAATAGAAAGAAAATACCTTGTAGATTTGGAAAAACTTGGAACTTTAGAAAATGGAAATAGAATAAAACAAGGTTATTTATCAACAAATAAAGATGCAGTTGTACGAGTGAGAGTAAAAAATGATAAAGCATATTTAACTATAAAAGGTTCAAATATTGGAGCAACTAGATTGGAGTTTGAATATGAAATACCCGTGGATGAAGCAAATGAGATGCTTGATAAACTTTGTCAAAAGCCAGTTATTGATAAAACAAGATATTTGATAGATTATGAAAATCATACTTTTGAACTTGATATTTTTTATGGTGACAATGATGGTTTAGTTGTTGCAGAAGTTGAACTTTTAGATGAAAATGAAACTATAAAACTTCCTTCTTGGATAAAAGAAGAAGTTACATCGGATGAAAGATATTACAACTCAAATTTGATGAAAAATCCATATAAAAACTGGAAGAAATAAAGAGAATATATTCTCTTTATTTTTATGCAATAAGAAGTTTTTTCAAATCATCTTTCGCATTTGTTGTAAGTGTAAGATTGAAGTTTTGAGCTAAAAAGTTGAAAATATCTTCATTTACAAATTGTGGAGGTTTTGGTCCAAGATAGATATTTTTTACTCCTAAAGAGAATAAAGCTAAAAGAATAATCACAGCTTTTTGTTCCATCCAAGATAATACGATTGATACTGGTAAATCGTTGA
Coding sequences:
- a CDS encoding ribonucleotide-diphosphate reductase subunit beta: MERKTIYNPDSKESLNDRRIFGGNSDGMINFTKMKYQWALNLWDTMEANTWFPKEVQMTGDAKDYKFLTPAEKRMYDLVLSQLIFMDSLQTNNLMDNINPYITAPEINACLSRQSYEEANHSKSYAVMVESISDNTDLIYDMWKNDVKLREKNTYIAKVYKNLSGEITDEKIVLALFANQILEGLYFYAGFAAIYALGKSGKMLGSSQMIRFIQRDEVTHLLLFQNMINSVRKERPELFTTELEETVRAMFRKAVELESAWGAYITQGQILGFTDAIIKQYIQYLADRRLEAVGYKPEYNVKHPIPWVDGYASFNDQRTNFFEGNVVNYSKGSIDFDDF
- a CDS encoding acyl-CoA thioesterase, whose product is MFTEIIKPRFLETDALGHINNNTYGVWFEAARDDIFHIFMPKANIKEWNLIMAHSSFDFLKEVFWGKEVIIKTGISKLGNSSIELCHAVYQDGKLCTTGKCVLIHYDFTTKVAVRIPDNIRIELEKHLFMKPWSATLEELED
- a CDS encoding VOC family protein — its product is MIKVNRLDHLVLTVKDIDKTVDFYTKVLGMEKEIFKENRVALKFANQKINLHKLGNEFDPKAFNVKSGSADLCFIIDIPLIEAKNYIELLGIKIEEGIVNRTGAMGEIESIYLRDPDKNLIELSNYKN
- a CDS encoding dienelactone hydrolase family protein — protein: MKKLIFTALSLSSFVFAQNITYKIDGKEYEGYYKSPSKDAPLVYMVHDWDGITDYEIKRADMLNELGYAVFAVDLYGKGIRPTALEDKKAMTKSLYENRTEMRKRLDVGLEEAKKLGANTQNAVGMGYCFGGSSILEFARSGKDLKAFIPFHGNLATPTGQDYKNTKGKVVVFHGTADVVVPMSEFSDLAVELEKTEIEHEMITYSKAPHAFSVFGSKSYREDADKKSWKRFTEVLEETLK
- a CDS encoding CYTH domain-containing protein, translated to MPLEIERKYLVDLEKLGTLENGNRIKQGYLSTNKDAVVRVRVKNDKAYLTIKGSNIGATRLEFEYEIPVDEANEMLDKLCQKPVIDKTRYLIDYENHTFELDIFYGDNDGLVVAEVELLDENETIKLPSWIKEEVTSDERYYNSNLMKNPYKNWKK